One [Clostridium] saccharolyticum WM1 DNA segment encodes these proteins:
- a CDS encoding DUF5692 family protein, translating to MFVFSESVPTILVLLVWLGVFLSLFAANELSRRFKWVGFGCFVVLPVVLTVLWVTALKDTSYMDWFHLAKVYSSTAGCIGFWCIRHMKKLQHNKIALCFPPLILAVNILEACFRDFEVSRYVAPVMEYRNNQVQYYIGGSWNVMNGIAGLLNIVTITGWFGICIRKKTSKDKSQDMLWPDMMWFWIIAYDLWNFAYTYNCLPTHAWYCGLALLLAPTICAFTVGKGAWLQHRAQTLALWCMFAQTFPVFQDASRFLVHSRSSKAIAVAAIREGMLSPDGYTVLTRTGIQPVTGVSPDTTFLFVISLLALLANIGVFVYMIHRMHKTKRNPYTGELYTDHKKYQEIKALAE from the coding sequence ATGTTTGTGTTTTCAGAAAGTGTTCCGACAATATTGGTGTTACTGGTATGGCTTGGGGTGTTTCTGTCGTTGTTTGCCGCAAATGAATTGAGCCGCCGTTTTAAATGGGTGGGGTTTGGCTGCTTTGTTGTACTTCCGGTTGTTTTAACCGTTTTATGGGTGACGGCATTAAAGGATACTTCTTATATGGACTGGTTTCATCTGGCAAAGGTTTATTCTTCTACGGCAGGGTGTATCGGTTTTTGGTGTATCCGTCATATGAAAAAGCTGCAGCATAATAAAATAGCGTTGTGTTTCCCGCCGTTAATTCTGGCGGTCAATATCCTGGAAGCGTGTTTCCGTGATTTTGAAGTAAGCCGGTATGTGGCACCGGTTATGGAGTATAGGAACAATCAGGTTCAGTACTATATCGGCGGTTCATGGAATGTCATGAACGGGATTGCTGGTCTTTTGAATATTGTGACTATTACAGGCTGGTTTGGAATCTGTATCCGAAAGAAGACCAGTAAGGATAAAAGCCAGGATATGCTTTGGCCTGATATGATGTGGTTCTGGATTATCGCTTATGATTTATGGAATTTTGCTTATACCTATAACTGCCTTCCGACTCATGCATGGTATTGCGGATTAGCACTTTTACTGGCCCCTACCATATGTGCATTTACAGTGGGCAAGGGGGCATGGCTGCAGCATCGTGCCCAGACGCTGGCACTGTGGTGTATGTTTGCCCAGACGTTTCCGGTATTTCAGGATGCCAGCCGTTTTCTGGTGCATTCCCGGTCCAGTAAGGCGATTGCAGTAGCAGCGATACGGGAAGGTATGCTTTCTCCAGACGGGTATACGGTATTGACCAGAACAGGAATCCAGCCGGTGACAGGGGTTTCACCGGATACTACTTTTTTATTTGTTATAAGTTTGCTGGCTCTCCTTGCAAATATCGGAGTATTTGTCTATATGATTCACAGAATGCATAAGACAAAGAGAAATCCGTATACCGGGGAACTGTATACGGATCATAAGAAGTATCAGGAGATTAAGGCTTTGGCAGAGTAA
- a CDS encoding glycosyltransferase, with product MLITLYSGCFSLVQKSGIGRAILHQRAMLERIGFQTTTKLTKSASVVHINTVFPDSFAAAWLARKRHMKIIYYGHSTMEDFRNSFKGSNIFAPLFKRWIIHCYEMGDVIITPTAYSKMLLKSYGIKTPIYSLSNGIDTDYFASSPVRRTAFRAKYHLFPSDKAVISVGHYIERKGLLDFIELARSMPKVRFFWFGYTNLNLVPEHIQSAMKNAPENLSFPGYIGRAELRDAYCGCDLFTFFSYEETEGIVVLEALACGIPVLVRDIPVYKGWLDDGKNIYKAKDFKQFAEKAAGILDGTLPDLTACGLRIAQERNLTAVGEKLIKIYQKEKIL from the coding sequence ATGCTTATCACCTTATATTCCGGTTGCTTTTCGCTGGTACAAAAAAGCGGTATCGGCCGGGCAATCTTACACCAAAGGGCCATGCTGGAGCGCATCGGCTTTCAGACAACAACTAAACTCACAAAATCCGCTTCGGTTGTGCATATCAATACCGTATTTCCCGATTCTTTCGCTGCGGCATGGCTGGCCCGTAAGCGGCACATGAAAATTATTTATTACGGGCATTCCACCATGGAAGATTTTAGAAATTCATTTAAAGGCTCTAATATTTTCGCCCCCTTGTTTAAACGGTGGATCATCCACTGTTATGAAATGGGGGATGTTATTATAACTCCCACGGCCTACTCAAAAATGCTGCTTAAAAGTTATGGAATCAAAACCCCGATATATAGCCTGTCCAATGGAATTGACACGGACTATTTTGCGTCCAGTCCGGTAAGGCGTACCGCTTTTCGGGCAAAATACCATCTCTTTCCTTCCGATAAAGCGGTTATCTCCGTTGGCCATTATATTGAGCGCAAGGGCCTTCTAGATTTTATAGAGCTTGCCCGAAGCATGCCAAAGGTACGCTTCTTTTGGTTTGGATATACAAACCTGAATCTTGTGCCAGAGCACATCCAATCCGCGATGAAAAACGCTCCTGAAAATTTGAGTTTCCCCGGATATATCGGGCGGGCTGAACTCCGGGATGCCTATTGCGGCTGTGACCTGTTCACCTTTTTCTCCTATGAAGAGACCGAAGGAATTGTTGTGCTGGAAGCTCTCGCCTGCGGCATACCTGTTCTTGTCCGGGATATTCCTGTCTATAAAGGATGGTTGGATGATGGAAAAAACATCTACAAAGCGAAAGATTTCAAGCAATTTGCCGAGAAAGCAGCCGGAATATTAGATGGCACTTTGCCTGACCTTACAGCTTGCGGTCTTCGCATTGCACAGGAACGCAATCTGACTGCGGTGGGTGAAAAGCTTATAAAAATATATCAAAAGGAAAAGATTCTGTAA
- a CDS encoding TVP38/TMEM64 family protein encodes MKMRSVKKSMGIISAISLLICIVFSVYAIHNNLFTSIEALQEYLAGFGALSALVFIAFQAVQVVIPILPGGLGCLAGVLFFGPWFGFLYNYLGICIGSLAAFAIARTLGKPVIHALFNEKLITKYESWTNKESQFAKWFAIAIFFPVAPDDFLCYLAGTTTLSWNKFTAIILLGKPFSITLYSLGLNVILQTIASSVL; translated from the coding sequence ATGAAAATGAGATCCGTCAAAAAATCCATGGGCATTATTTCTGCCATCAGCCTTTTGATCTGCATCGTTTTTTCAGTATACGCCATTCATAATAACCTCTTTACTTCCATTGAGGCTCTCCAGGAATACCTTGCCGGCTTTGGCGCCTTAAGCGCATTGGTTTTTATTGCCTTCCAAGCCGTTCAGGTCGTCATTCCCATTCTTCCTGGCGGACTTGGCTGTCTTGCAGGTGTCTTGTTTTTTGGACCTTGGTTTGGCTTTCTGTACAATTACCTCGGCATATGCATTGGTTCTCTTGCGGCGTTCGCCATTGCCCGAACTCTGGGAAAGCCTGTTATACATGCCCTTTTTAATGAGAAGTTAATTACGAAATATGAGTCATGGACAAACAAAGAAAGCCAATTTGCAAAATGGTTTGCCATTGCAATCTTTTTTCCGGTAGCTCCCGATGACTTTTTGTGTTACTTGGCCGGGACCACGACGTTGAGCTGGAACAAATTCACGGCTATTATTCTGCTTGGCAAACCGTTCTCAATTACCCTTTATAGTTTGGGGCTCAATGTAATTTTACAGACTATCGCATCGAGCGTGCTTTAA
- a CDS encoding glycosyltransferase family 4 protein: protein MKILITTDWYEPTINGVVTSVLNLRKELMQRGHDVRVLTLSQTVHSFEADGVTYIGSAGAGVIYPGARIKTALFSSFVQDLINWQPNIIHSHCEFSTFLIARRISKSLNIPIIHSYHTIYEDYTHYCLPNKKWGHLMVASLSRWVIRQTAGVIAPTEKVQSLLNGYGINQNIYVAPTGIDIAQFSKSPSPQRCLDIKKQLGIPCENRILLYVGRLAKEKNLEELLQYYAKCNIPQVTFLIVGDGPYRDNLEHLSLELGIRNSVQFTGMIPPEQVNDYYHLGDLFLSASSSESQGLTYIEALASGLPALCRKDKCLDGVILNGSNGWQYENENEFFDKLNFFFADTKVQKNMKINAAGLAHQMFSSVTFAEKVEHIYFDVIRDYSESWKITRQKALS from the coding sequence ATGAAAATATTAATTACAACAGACTGGTATGAGCCAACCATCAACGGAGTGGTGACTTCCGTGTTAAATTTACGAAAAGAGCTTATGCAGCGCGGACACGATGTCCGTGTGCTTACCTTGTCACAGACCGTTCATTCCTTTGAAGCGGATGGTGTGACATACATTGGCTCCGCAGGGGCAGGAGTTATCTATCCCGGTGCCCGTATAAAGACAGCTTTATTCAGCAGCTTCGTGCAAGATCTTATTAATTGGCAGCCAAATATTATCCACTCTCACTGTGAATTCTCCACCTTCCTTATTGCCCGGCGGATTTCTAAAAGCTTGAATATACCGATTATCCACTCATACCACACCATTTATGAGGACTACACCCATTATTGCCTGCCAAATAAAAAATGGGGACATCTCATGGTTGCCTCGTTGTCGCGCTGGGTCATCCGGCAAACGGCAGGCGTGATTGCTCCCACGGAAAAAGTGCAGTCTTTATTAAACGGATATGGTATTAACCAAAACATCTATGTGGCTCCGACGGGAATTGATATAGCACAATTCTCAAAATCCCCCTCTCCCCAAAGATGCCTGGATATCAAAAAACAACTCGGCATTCCTTGTGAAAACCGGATTTTGCTCTATGTCGGACGCCTTGCAAAAGAAAAGAACCTTGAGGAACTTCTTCAATATTACGCCAAATGCAATATCCCGCAGGTGACCTTTTTAATCGTCGGCGACGGCCCTTATCGTGATAACTTGGAACACTTATCATTGGAACTTGGTATTCGGAATTCTGTTCAGTTTACGGGTATGATTCCCCCGGAGCAGGTCAACGATTACTATCATCTTGGGGATCTGTTTCTCAGCGCTTCTTCCAGCGAGAGCCAAGGGCTTACGTACATTGAAGCCTTGGCTTCCGGTCTGCCGGCGCTTTGCCGGAAAGACAAATGTCTGGACGGTGTCATATTAAATGGATCCAATGGCTGGCAATATGAGAATGAAAATGAATTTTTCGATAAACTGAATTTTTTCTTTGCTGACACCAAAGTACAAAAAAACATGAAAATAAATGCTGCCGGATTGGCTCATCAGATGTTTTCCTCCGTAACATTTGCCGAAAAAGTCGAGCATATCTACTTTGATGTGATACGGGATTATTCCGAAAGTTGGAAAATCACCCGTCAGAAGGCATTGTCATGA
- a CDS encoding Y-family DNA polymerase, which yields MKNRTYIAIDLKSFYASVECVERGLDPLTTNLVVADASRTEKTICLAVSPSLKAYGIPGRARLFEVVQKVREVNAARLRKAPGRTFSGASFSDTELKSAPGISLDYIIAPPRMAYYIEYSTRIYNIYLKYIAPEDIHVYSIDEVFMDATDYLNTYNLSARELATRIILDVLAMTGVTATAGIGTNLYLCKIALDIQAKRIPSDQNGVQIAELDEMSYRHLLWSHRPLTDFWRVGKGYARKLEEQGLFTMGDIARCSLGKPTDYYNEDLLYKLFGIHAELLIDHAWGWEPCTIAHIKAYKPSSNSIGSGQVLQSAYTFDKAKLIVWEMTDLLVLDLVDKKLVTNQLVLTVGYDIENLTNPKIKKLYHGAITTDHYGRAVPKSAHGTANLDRQTSSAKLILNAVTELFERIVDKNLLIRRVNITANHVVDEAAVQKEDSFEQLDLFTDYAAVQAEKEAEEAELAREKSIQKAMLEIKKKYGKNAILKGMNLEEGATTVDRNKQIGGHKA from the coding sequence ATGAAGAACAGGACCTATATCGCTATTGATTTAAAATCCTTCTATGCTTCGGTCGAGTGTGTGGAACGGGGGCTCGATCCGCTTACCACCAATCTAGTAGTCGCTGATGCAAGCCGTACCGAAAAAACCATTTGTCTCGCCGTCTCGCCCTCCCTTAAAGCATACGGCATTCCCGGCAGAGCCAGGCTGTTTGAGGTTGTACAGAAGGTTAGGGAAGTAAATGCAGCGCGATTACGCAAAGCACCAGGACGGACCTTTTCCGGTGCCTCTTTCAGCGATACTGAATTGAAATCCGCACCGGGTATCTCGCTGGACTATATCATTGCACCGCCGAGAATGGCGTATTATATCGAGTACAGCACACGGATTTACAATATCTATTTGAAGTACATTGCGCCCGAAGATATTCATGTCTACTCCATTGACGAGGTATTCATGGATGCCACCGATTATCTGAATACCTATAATCTTTCCGCCCGTGAGCTTGCCACGAGAATAATACTGGATGTTCTGGCAATGACAGGCGTTACTGCAACCGCGGGGATTGGCACAAACCTGTATCTTTGCAAGATCGCTTTGGATATTCAGGCGAAACGTATTCCGTCGGATCAAAACGGCGTACAGATTGCTGAATTGGACGAAATGAGCTATCGTCACTTGCTTTGGTCACACCGGCCTCTAACAGACTTTTGGCGCGTTGGCAAAGGATATGCCAGGAAGCTGGAAGAACAAGGTCTCTTCACGATGGGAGATATTGCAAGATGCTCTCTCGGTAAGCCCACCGATTATTACAACGAAGATCTGCTGTACAAGCTGTTTGGTATCCATGCGGAGCTGTTGATAGACCATGCGTGGGGGTGGGAGCCATGCACGATTGCCCATATTAAAGCGTATAAGCCGAGCTCAAACAGCATTGGATCGGGGCAGGTACTGCAAAGTGCCTATACCTTTGATAAAGCAAAGCTGATCGTATGGGAAATGACGGATCTGCTGGTACTTGATTTGGTGGATAAAAAGCTTGTGACCAACCAGCTTGTTTTAACGGTCGGATATGATATTGAAAATCTGACAAACCCGAAGATAAAGAAATTATATCATGGGGCAATTACCACTGACCACTACGGACGGGCCGTTCCGAAATCTGCCCATGGTACGGCAAATCTTGACAGACAGACTTCTTCTGCAAAATTAATTCTGAATGCTGTCACAGAGCTGTTTGAACGCATTGTTGATAAAAATCTTCTGATCAGGAGAGTCAATATCACAGCGAATCATGTTGTTGATGAGGCAGCCGTTCAAAAGGAGGATAGCTTTGAACAGCTCGATCTCTTTACTGACTATGCGGCTGTGCAGGCGGAAAAAGAGGCGGAAGAAGCGGAGCTTGCACGAGAAAAAAGTATTCAGAAAGCAATGCTGGAGATAAAAAAGAAATACGGCAAGAACGCCATTCTTAAGGGTATGAATCTGGAGGAAGGAGCTACCACGGTAGATCGGAATAAGCAGATAGGAGGGCACAAGGCATGA
- a CDS encoding sensor histidine kinase → MLFLILSVCIISGLISFRNQYDSYPISDGFLDLSEENMEGKVIRLNGIWRFYEGTFEDNGPLPYGSLEVPGTWRGKVINGKKMDQHDIGVYELRLRVPSPGDYCMKLNYISSAYELYINDTKILENGRTGTDKMTEIPSWTPQFIYFHADHKDIVIKLKVSNFHCNNGGIVLPLYFGRQAPLFRFHLLNLVKNIGFIGILTGMACYLYVFNWCLNKKAQSVYLWIFCVSVLVASSIIDGESLVSVLSFLTINAVLKIEYVSFMVQITAIQFFLWSMYPELGRTHPVRFLIVMDFFYTAILLCLPVMPVLYENVVFIPVLFINALNYFLLIAKAFRLKKPNAGPIFLGYCTLIASCILQIVDIQYNIDIKYLGDINFYYFGVLFFLLCQGYVLAVNVEDTYRQSELAHEMEIASLQAQISPHFLFNILHNIYSLMDTNGKMAKKLLMCLSDFLRVKYRFDYRTYTLYQLREELDLVNAYVQLENVRMNDALKLVIDAPDELLSNDILPLTLQPLVENSIKHGYDSGELNIMVTIRQAGDRLVISVEDDGRGIRPEVLESISRIDAGKSGVGLNNINYRLKICFGSRLEIQSLWLKGTKISFQIPKRG, encoded by the coding sequence TTGCTTTTTTTAATTCTGTCAGTGTGTATCATATCAGGGCTGATCAGTTTCAGAAATCAATATGATTCCTATCCGATCTCAGACGGATTTTTGGACCTGTCCGAAGAGAATATGGAAGGAAAGGTCATCCGGTTAAATGGCATATGGCGGTTTTATGAAGGTACCTTTGAGGATAATGGCCCTCTGCCCTATGGCAGTCTGGAAGTTCCCGGAACCTGGCGGGGAAAAGTAATAAACGGAAAGAAGATGGATCAGCATGACATCGGGGTTTATGAGCTTCGCTTACGAGTTCCGTCTCCGGGAGATTACTGTATGAAGCTGAACTATATTTCCAGTGCATATGAGCTTTACATAAATGATACGAAGATTCTGGAAAATGGAAGAACCGGTACGGATAAGATGACGGAAATTCCAAGCTGGACACCTCAGTTTATTTACTTTCATGCAGATCATAAAGATATTGTAATCAAGCTTAAGGTTTCCAATTTTCACTGCAACAATGGGGGGATCGTACTTCCGCTTTATTTTGGAAGGCAGGCGCCCTTGTTTCGGTTCCACCTTCTTAATCTGGTAAAAAATATCGGGTTTATTGGAATCCTCACCGGAATGGCGTGCTATTTGTATGTTTTTAACTGGTGCTTAAATAAAAAAGCTCAGTCCGTATATCTCTGGATTTTCTGCGTTTCCGTTCTGGTTGCCTCTTCCATTATAGACGGTGAGAGCCTGGTCAGTGTTTTATCCTTTCTTACCATCAATGCAGTGCTGAAAATAGAGTACGTTTCCTTTATGGTACAGATTACAGCGATACAGTTTTTCCTGTGGAGTATGTACCCGGAGCTGGGAAGAACTCATCCGGTTCGCTTTTTAATAGTTATGGATTTTTTCTATACCGCCATTCTTCTTTGTCTGCCGGTCATGCCTGTTCTGTATGAGAATGTAGTTTTTATACCGGTTCTTTTTATCAATGCGCTCAATTATTTTTTGCTGATTGCCAAGGCTTTCCGGTTGAAAAAGCCAAATGCAGGCCCCATCTTTCTGGGCTATTGTACATTGATTGCGTCCTGCATCCTGCAGATAGTGGACATTCAGTACAATATTGATATAAAGTATTTAGGCGATATTAATTTCTACTATTTTGGCGTTCTTTTTTTCCTCCTTTGCCAGGGATATGTTCTGGCAGTCAATGTGGAAGATACCTACCGCCAGTCTGAACTTGCCCATGAGATGGAGATTGCCTCTTTACAGGCACAGATTTCCCCTCATTTTCTGTTTAATATTCTTCATAACATCTATAGCCTTATGGATACCAATGGGAAAATGGCAAAAAAACTGCTCATGTGTCTGTCTGATTTTTTAAGAGTAAAATACCGGTTTGATTACAGAACCTACACTCTTTATCAGTTAAGGGAAGAACTGGATCTGGTAAATGCATACGTGCAACTGGAGAATGTGAGAATGAATGATGCCCTAAAGCTTGTTATCGATGCACCCGACGAGCTTCTCTCCAATGATATTCTCCCGCTTACCCTGCAGCCCCTTGTGGAGAATTCCATTAAACACGGATACGACTCCGGGGAGCTGAATATCATGGTAACGATCAGACAGGCCGGAGATAGACTGGTAATCAGTGTAGAAGATGACGGAAGAGGAATCAGACCGGAGGTTTTGGAATCCATTAGCAGGATTGACGCAGGAAAAAGCGGTGTCGGGTTAAATAATATTAATTACCGGCTTAAAATATGTTTTGGCAGCAGGCTGGAAATTCAAAGCCTGTGGTTAAAGGGAACGAAAATCAGCTTTCAGATACCAAAGAGGGGGTAA
- a CDS encoding LytR/AlgR family response regulator transcription factor, translating to MQVVIIDDEKNSIEYLTELLKKKEEFSLAAAFNDSMAGFAYLLKHPCDLLFLDIDMPGINGIYIAEQISSLYPDIRICFVTAHNDYAVQAFDLNAVDYLLKPYTEERLFKCLNKLVSKETGQDVYQEISGHYAYNLDMICGFNDDDIVLIPASDIFYIEAVQGACMIHTRNGVFRGNKTLNFYEEKLKKGSFFRTHKCYLANLAKAERFRPRINYTYDMYFKEIPDVILVSRNKVKELKLYFN from the coding sequence ATGCAGGTTGTTATAATTGATGATGAAAAAAATTCTATAGAATATTTAACAGAATTGCTGAAGAAAAAAGAGGAGTTTTCTTTGGCGGCTGCTTTTAATGATTCAATGGCTGGGTTTGCATATTTGCTGAAACATCCCTGCGATCTGTTGTTTCTGGACATTGATATGCCCGGAATCAACGGGATCTATATTGCGGAGCAGATCAGCAGTCTTTATCCAGATATCAGAATCTGTTTTGTAACTGCCCATAATGATTATGCAGTACAGGCTTTTGATCTGAATGCTGTAGATTACCTTTTAAAGCCTTACACGGAAGAACGGCTTTTCAAGTGCCTCAATAAATTGGTAAGTAAGGAAACCGGACAGGACGTGTACCAGGAAATCAGCGGACACTATGCATATAATCTGGATATGATCTGCGGTTTTAATGACGATGATATTGTTCTTATTCCGGCTTCTGATATATTTTACATAGAGGCAGTACAGGGGGCTTGTATGATCCATACCAGAAACGGCGTATTCCGGGGAAATAAAACACTGAATTTTTATGAGGAAAAGCTGAAGAAAGGTTCATTCTTCAGGACTCATAAATGTTATCTGGCCAATCTTGCCAAAGCAGAACGGTTTCGGCCGAGGATTAATTATACTTATGATATGTACTTTAAAGAGATACCCGATGTCATATTAGTCAGTAGAAATAAGGTAAAGGAACTGAAACTATATTTCAATTAA
- a CDS encoding FGGY-family carbohydrate kinase, whose amino-acid sequence MNAKKYFMGIDTGTNSSKGVLMDQDCNIIATCTTEHAMTNPRPGHYEHDADEDWWGDFCTISRQLIADSQVDPGDILAVGASALGADCLPVDQQCRPLRKAILYGIDSRATREMAELTELYGEEQIKKWYGRPLCSSDVMPKILWIKNNEPLVYEKTHKFITASTFITARLTGNYVVDRFLGLASFNPLYDRDGTPNPGLCAPICRPDQLAEIKEANEIAGSVTSWASAETGLKEGTPVITGTDDSGAEAISIGVVAPGKMMIQFGSSIYMILGTKELVDDDRLWREEFIVPGLCDISAGTNAAGSLTKWYRDTLFPDALAMERDGGPDAYQTMMEGVDQIAPGSDGLITLPYFAGERTPINDPMARGCLLGLTLAHTRAHMYRSALESVAFSVNQQISLMEGHDNVIIDQIFAVGGGVQNPLWMQIVADVTGKVINTPLVTIGACFGDAMMAATAVKYPGFEDFSALTKFIKPGKTFRPDSRNHETYKVYQDIYNRLYPAAAELMHALALQ is encoded by the coding sequence ATGAACGCCAAAAAATATTTTATGGGTATTGACACGGGAACCAACTCCAGCAAAGGCGTACTGATGGATCAGGACTGCAACATCATCGCCACCTGTACTACGGAACACGCCATGACCAATCCCAGGCCCGGCCATTATGAGCACGATGCAGATGAGGATTGGTGGGGGGATTTTTGTACCATCAGCCGTCAGCTGATCGCAGACAGCCAGGTGGACCCTGGGGATATTCTGGCTGTGGGAGCCAGCGCACTGGGTGCGGACTGCCTTCCAGTGGACCAACAGTGCCGCCCGCTGCGAAAAGCAATCCTCTATGGCATTGACTCCAGGGCCACCAGGGAGATGGCAGAACTGACAGAGCTTTATGGGGAAGAACAGATCAAGAAATGGTACGGACGTCCTCTCTGTTCATCCGATGTGATGCCCAAAATTCTCTGGATCAAAAATAATGAGCCTCTGGTCTATGAAAAAACACACAAATTCATTACAGCTTCCACCTTCATTACTGCCAGGCTGACAGGAAATTATGTGGTGGACCGGTTCTTGGGACTGGCCAGTTTCAATCCCCTGTACGACCGGGACGGAACACCAAACCCCGGATTGTGCGCTCCCATCTGCCGTCCAGACCAGCTGGCAGAGATCAAAGAAGCGAACGAGATCGCAGGCAGCGTGACTTCATGGGCATCAGCAGAAACCGGCTTAAAGGAGGGCACTCCTGTCATAACGGGAACCGATGATTCCGGGGCAGAGGCCATCAGCATCGGCGTGGTGGCACCCGGCAAGATGATGATTCAGTTCGGTTCCTCCATTTACATGATTCTGGGAACAAAGGAGCTGGTGGACGATGACCGCCTGTGGCGTGAAGAATTTATCGTACCGGGCCTTTGTGACATTTCCGCAGGAACCAACGCCGCCGGATCCCTGACCAAATGGTACCGTGACACCTTATTTCCCGATGCCCTGGCAATGGAGCGGGATGGCGGTCCGGATGCCTATCAGACTATGATGGAGGGTGTGGATCAAATTGCTCCGGGAAGCGACGGGCTGATCACTCTTCCCTATTTTGCCGGTGAACGGACCCCCATCAACGATCCTATGGCCAGAGGCTGCCTGCTGGGACTGACCCTGGCCCACACCAGAGCCCACATGTACCGCAGCGCCCTGGAATCCGTGGCATTCTCCGTTAACCAGCAGATAAGCCTTATGGAAGGCCACGACAACGTCATTATAGATCAGATATTTGCCGTGGGCGGCGGAGTTCAGAATCCATTGTGGATGCAGATTGTGGCGGATGTAACCGGTAAGGTGATCAATACACCGCTTGTGACCATCGGCGCCTGCTTTGGGGATGCCATGATGGCAGCCACTGCCGTAAAGTATCCCGGATTTGAGGATTTTTCCGCCTTAACCAAGTTTATCAAGCCCGGTAAAACCTTCCGGCCCGACTCCAGAAACCACGAGACTTACAAGGTATACCAGGATATCTATAACAGGCTTTATCCAGCTGCAGCAGAACTCATGCATGCGCTGGCTCTGCAGTAA